A stretch of Myxococcus virescens DNA encodes these proteins:
- a CDS encoding LLM class flavin-dependent oxidoreductase: protein MKLSVLDHSIVASGSQTRAAFQNTVELARAAEQLGYHRFWLAEHHGSGHFAGVAPEILVAHVAAATSRIRVGTGGVLLSNYSPFKVAEVFRLLETLHPNRIDLGIGRTSGSTDLVARALAYGPPMNNENFPTKLEDLVAFLSGTTPATPEFEKLSLKTMAPGMPQVWALGSGEQSAALAARLGLSFCFAHFFNPIHGGPVTRGYRERFQPSHVQAAPNSAVSVYVICAPTEQEARRIARSSDLLTINTRRGRPEAPIPSIEEAEAYAYTPEDLATLEFDRKRVVCGSPDQVKEQLLRMAAEFQADELLVTTIVHDHRARMRSYELLADAFSLTSTPPAAQAAS from the coding sequence GTGAAGCTCAGTGTTCTCGATCACTCCATCGTCGCCAGCGGCTCCCAGACACGTGCGGCCTTCCAAAACACGGTGGAGCTGGCTCGAGCCGCCGAGCAGCTCGGTTATCACCGCTTCTGGCTCGCGGAGCATCACGGCTCAGGACACTTCGCGGGCGTGGCGCCGGAAATCCTCGTCGCGCATGTCGCAGCGGCGACGTCTCGCATCCGGGTGGGAACGGGCGGCGTCCTGCTGTCGAACTACAGCCCCTTCAAGGTCGCCGAGGTCTTCCGGCTGCTGGAGACGCTCCACCCCAACCGCATCGACCTGGGCATCGGCCGGACATCAGGCAGCACGGACCTGGTGGCCCGCGCACTGGCCTACGGGCCGCCGATGAACAACGAGAACTTCCCCACGAAGCTGGAGGATCTCGTCGCCTTCCTGTCGGGCACCACGCCCGCGACGCCCGAGTTCGAGAAGCTGAGCCTGAAGACCATGGCGCCGGGCATGCCGCAGGTCTGGGCCCTGGGCTCGGGCGAGCAGAGCGCCGCGCTCGCGGCCCGGCTGGGTCTGTCCTTCTGCTTCGCGCACTTCTTCAACCCCATCCATGGTGGCCCGGTGACGCGGGGGTATCGCGAGCGCTTCCAGCCTTCGCACGTGCAGGCGGCGCCCAACTCCGCCGTCAGCGTTTACGTCATCTGTGCCCCGACCGAGCAGGAGGCCCGGCGAATAGCCCGGAGCAGCGACCTGCTGACCATCAACACGCGCAGGGGCCGGCCCGAAGCGCCCATTCCTTCCATCGAGGAGGCGGAGGCCTACGCCTACACGCCCGAGGACCTGGCCACACTCGAGTTCGACCGCAAGCGCGTCGTGTGTGGTTCACCGGACCAGGTGAAGGAACAGCTGTTGCGCATGGCCGCCGAATTCCAGGCGGACGAGCTGCTCGTCACCACCATCGTCCACGACCATCGCGCCCGGATGCGCTCCTACGAGCTGCTTGCTGACGCGTTCTCTCTCACGAGCACGCCGCCCGCCGCCCAGGCAGCCAGCTGA